The following proteins are co-located in the Meriones unguiculatus strain TT.TT164.6M chromosome 4, Bangor_MerUng_6.1, whole genome shotgun sequence genome:
- the Lhfpl7 gene encoding LHFPL tetraspan subfamily member 7 protein has product MDAGVRAALGLSLTGMSGLSLVSPAWFQSPAFCYGVFTYCSWPQGDRWNQTCLTFGSLKDMPGLAWKVSAAMLLGGWLLLAISALLLSAWALAPRRLQPRRHLGPTPVVQAAAAASTLVGLLVFPATLASPFAKEVCEGSTTYRSGTCWLSWGYATAILNVALTSLPVVGWPQMTTVPRTAVPFSGDTQGIILVPE; this is encoded by the exons ATGGACGCTGGCGTGAGGGCTGCTCTGGGGCTTTCCCTCACTGGCATGTCTGGCCTCAGCCTTGTGTCCCCTGCCTGGTTCCAGAGCCCTGCCTTCTGCTATGGTGTCTTTACCTACTGCTCCTGGCCACAAGGTGACCGCTGGAACCAGACCTGTTTGACCTTTGGGTCCCTGAAGGACATGCCAGGCTTGGCCTGGAAG GTCTCAGCAGCAATGCTCTTGGGAGGCTGGCTTTTGCTGGCCATCAGCGCTCTTCTCCTTTCGGCCTGGGCACTGGCCCCAAGAAGGTTGCAGCCCAGGAGGCACTTGGGTCCGACACCTGTGGTGCAGGCAGCAGCAG CAGCCTCCACTCTTGTAGGTCTGCTGGTTTTCCCAGCCACTCTGGCTTCCCCATTTGCCAAAGAAGTCTGTGAGGGCTCCACCACATACCGAAGCGGAACATGCTGGCTGAGCTGGGGCTATGCCACCGCCATCCTCAATGTGGCCCTGACCAGCCTGCCTGTCGTTGGATGGCCTCAAATGACCACAGTCCCAAGGACAGCTGTCCCCTTTTCCGGGGACACTCAGGGAATCATTCTCGTGCCAGAATAA